The following are from one region of the Mycetohabitans rhizoxinica HKI 454 genome:
- a CDS encoding NAD-dependent epimerase/dehydratase family protein — MRHMSVVVLGASGFIGRYIVNALVHAGKRVIVATRRRQHAAHLTRLPVDVTTWIR, encoded by the coding sequence ATGCGACACATGAGCGTTGTAGTGCTTGGCGCGTCCGGGTTCATCGGCCGCTATATCGTGAACGCGCTGGTTCATGCGGGCAAGCGGGTCATCGTCGCGACGCGCCGGCGTCAACATGCCGCGCATCTGACACGGCTGCCGGTTGACGTGACAACCTGGATACGATGA
- a CDS encoding DUF969 domain-containing protein: protein MQTTLNLWPLLGVAVIIAGFVLRFNPMLVVTAAAIVTATAAHYPPAKILAEIGIGFVKTRNLPLIILLPLAVIGLLERHGLRERAHQWIAGIKSATAGRLLIVYLFVREVTAAVGLTGLGGHPQMVRPLIAPMAEGAAQTRYGALADAVRYKLRAFSAATDNVGLFFGEDVFVAFGAIVLMTTFLHEAGIDVMPLHVALWGIPTAICAFLIHGTRLYLLDRSLDRELLTQPSDTGAHPNQPSGEQA from the coding sequence ATGCAAACCACCCTCAATCTTTGGCCACTGCTCGGAGTGGCCGTCATCATTGCCGGCTTCGTGCTGCGCTTCAATCCGATGCTCGTGGTCACAGCCGCCGCAATCGTGACAGCCACCGCCGCTCACTATCCGCCGGCCAAGATCCTCGCGGAAATCGGTATCGGCTTTGTTAAAACGCGTAACCTTCCACTGATCATCCTGCTGCCACTCGCCGTCATCGGCTTGCTGGAGCGTCACGGGCTGCGCGAGCGCGCTCACCAGTGGATCGCCGGCATCAAGTCCGCCACCGCGGGACGCCTGCTGATCGTCTATCTGTTCGTGCGGGAAGTGACCGCTGCGGTGGGACTGACCGGCCTAGGGGGTCATCCGCAGATGGTTCGTCCGTTGATCGCGCCGATGGCCGAAGGCGCCGCGCAAACGCGCTATGGCGCGCTTGCCGATGCGGTGCGATACAAGCTGCGGGCATTCTCCGCGGCCACCGACAACGTCGGATTGTTCTTCGGTGAGGACGTGTTCGTGGCATTCGGCGCGATCGTATTGATGACCACGTTCCTGCATGAGGCCGGCATCGACGTCATGCCGTTGCACGTCGCGCTGTGGGGTATCCCGACCGCGATCTGCGCCTTTCTGATCCATGGCACGCGGCTGTACCTGCTCGACCGGTCGCTGGATCGAGAACTGCTGACCCAGCCGAGCGACACCGGCGCCCACCCCAACCAACCAAGCGGAGAACAAGCGTAA
- a CDS encoding 5-formyltetrahydrofolate cyclo-ligase yields MVKSIAREPGLPSAENATRSSLKTALRARLLAERERFADTPQRTQADVKLAARLADVLRQYSPRCVGLFWPVAAEFDARRVVAHWLSGDAARRAALPVIVAPHAPMAYHTWTPGSPMKEGRYRIAVPAHEDSIVPDLLLAPCVGFDASRYRLGYGGGYFDRTLAAWPAHAGSPVTVGVAYECSRADSLPHEAHDLPLDIVVTDATCY; encoded by the coding sequence GTGGTCAAAAGCATAGCACGCGAGCCGGGGCTGCCGAGTGCAGAAAACGCAACGCGATCGTCGCTGAAGACGGCATTGCGCGCCAGGCTGCTAGCCGAACGTGAGCGCTTCGCCGACACGCCGCAGCGCACGCAGGCCGATGTCAAATTGGCGGCGCGCCTGGCTGATGTGTTGCGGCAGTATTCGCCGCGTTGCGTGGGCCTATTCTGGCCGGTTGCCGCAGAGTTCGACGCGCGACGCGTGGTCGCGCACTGGCTGAGCGGCGACGCCGCGCGGCGCGCGGCATTACCGGTTATCGTCGCGCCGCACGCGCCGATGGCCTACCACACGTGGACACCCGGCTCGCCGATGAAGGAAGGGCGTTATCGGATTGCCGTGCCGGCGCACGAAGACAGCATCGTGCCAGACTTGCTGCTCGCGCCATGTGTCGGCTTCGACGCATCACGGTACCGGCTCGGCTACGGCGGCGGCTATTTCGACCGGACGCTGGCCGCCTGGCCAGCACACGCGGGCTCGCCGGTTACGGTGGGGGTTGCATATGAATGCTCGCGGGCGGACTCGCTGCCGCACGAAGCGCACGACTTGCCGCTGGACATCGTCGTCACAGACGCGACCTGCTATTGA
- the pxpA gene encoding 5-oxoprolinase subunit PxpA, producing MEVDLNADLGEGCGNDEALLELVSSANIACGWHAGGPSIMRQSVRWAIEKGVAIGAHPSFNDPEHFGRAEIDLPPSDVYSGMLYQLGALAAIVHAEGGKVAHVKPHGALYNMAARDITLANAIVAAVRNFDPSLAVFGLANSRLIEAARRAGLLAIEEVFADRGYLSDGSLVPRKLPGALLEDEDTVLERTLAMIRDKRVRSVDGQWVMLNTQTICLHGDGPHALEFARRIRARLANEGIRVHAARHVAMVAGCAPDA from the coding sequence ATGGAAGTCGATCTGAACGCCGATCTCGGCGAGGGCTGTGGCAACGATGAAGCGCTGCTCGAACTAGTCAGTTCGGCGAACATCGCCTGCGGCTGGCATGCGGGCGGCCCCAGCATCATGCGGCAGAGTGTTCGCTGGGCCATCGAGAAAGGCGTGGCGATCGGCGCGCACCCCAGCTTCAACGATCCGGAGCATTTCGGACGTGCCGAGATAGACCTACCGCCCTCCGATGTCTATTCCGGCATGTTGTACCAACTCGGCGCCCTTGCCGCGATCGTGCATGCCGAAGGTGGCAAAGTAGCTCACGTCAAGCCTCATGGCGCCCTGTACAACATGGCCGCGCGCGATATCACGCTGGCCAATGCGATCGTTGCCGCGGTGCGCAACTTTGACCCGTCGTTGGCCGTGTTCGGTCTGGCGAACAGCCGCCTGATCGAAGCAGCCCGGCGCGCTGGGCTGCTCGCGATCGAAGAAGTGTTCGCTGATCGTGGCTACCTGTCTGATGGCTCGCTGGTGCCACGCAAGCTGCCCGGCGCGCTGCTCGAAGACGAGGACACGGTGTTGGAGCGCACGCTAGCGATGATCCGGGACAAGCGCGTGAGGTCCGTGGACGGGCAGTGGGTGATGCTGAACACTCAGACGATCTGCTTGCACGGCGACGGGCCGCACGCGCTCGAATTTGCCCGCCGCATCCGCGCGCGGCTGGCAAATGAAGGCATCCGGGTTCACGCAGCCCGCCACGTCGCGATGGTGGCGGGCTGCGCACCCGATGCTTGA
- a CDS encoding biotin-dependent carboxyltransferase family protein, translated as MIEVIRAGTLTTVQDLGRTGHRQYGVCTAGALDTVALQVANRLVGNVPGAAGLELTLGPVVLRFPRAARIALTGADFHAMLDDQPVYAWRSLPVQAGQTLTLRAPSIGMRGYLAIAGGIDVMPMLGSRSTDLGSHFGGLAGRALKDGDRLPVAPLPASARNPAFSPEAPAFGVKPPSWCALEHLAEGTGQRLGAIATRVRVIPGPEYASFSTQAHAAFWNEDWSITPNSNRMGFRLAGPMLERQSPIDLLSHGVLPGTIQVPPNGQPIVLMSDAQTTGGYPRFGSVIAADLWLLAQARLNQRVHFIQCSLEQARNALVELNKYLRHIELAIALQQERCKAAA; from the coding sequence ATGATCGAGGTCATCCGCGCGGGGACGCTGACGACCGTCCAAGACCTGGGCCGCACCGGCCATCGCCAGTATGGCGTGTGCACCGCCGGCGCGCTCGACACCGTGGCGCTGCAGGTGGCCAACCGGCTAGTGGGCAACGTCCCGGGGGCGGCAGGGCTTGAATTGACCCTAGGGCCGGTGGTGCTGCGGTTCCCGCGTGCCGCACGCATCGCGCTGACCGGCGCCGACTTTCACGCCATGCTGGATGACCAGCCTGTCTACGCATGGCGCAGTCTGCCGGTGCAAGCAGGACAAACCTTGACGCTGCGCGCGCCGTCGATCGGCATGCGCGGCTACTTGGCGATTGCTGGCGGCATCGATGTGATGCCGATGCTCGGCTCGCGCTCGACGGATCTGGGCTCGCATTTCGGTGGTCTCGCGGGGCGGGCATTAAAGGACGGCGATCGCTTGCCGGTCGCGCCCCTGCCCGCGAGCGCGCGCAACCCCGCATTTAGCCCGGAAGCGCCGGCGTTTGGCGTCAAGCCACCATCGTGGTGCGCACTGGAGCATCTTGCAGAAGGTACCGGTCAACGGCTCGGCGCCATCGCGACGCGCGTGCGGGTCATACCCGGCCCCGAATATGCCAGCTTTTCGACACAGGCCCACGCCGCGTTCTGGAACGAAGACTGGTCGATCACGCCGAACAGCAATCGGATGGGCTTCCGGCTGGCCGGCCCAATGCTGGAACGGCAAAGCCCGATCGATCTGCTGTCGCACGGCGTGCTGCCGGGCACCATCCAGGTGCCACCGAATGGGCAGCCGATCGTGCTGATGAGCGACGCCCAGACCACCGGCGGCTACCCGCGGTTCGGCAGCGTGATTGCCGCGGACCTGTGGCTGCTCGCGCAGGCCCGGTTGAACCAACGGGTTCATTTCATCCAATGTTCTTTGGAGCAGGCACGCAACGCACTGGTAGAACTCAACAAATATCTGCGCCATATCGAGCTGGCCATTGCACTACAGCAGGAGCGCTGTAAGGCTGCGGCATGA
- a CDS encoding lytic transglycosylase domain-containing protein: MPVRVHRVYRAVAGALTAALFVVCGSAGAVRPLPGAVLSDPDQIFVQLREAARRNDAAGAARLAALIPDYPVASYLAYFQIKPTLFDDQGHARVDANDAPVLDFLSRYEGQAIADRMRNDYLTVLGARHDWRNFDAQYARFVLGDDTQVKCYALASKAARRQDVADAARALLVEPKWYGDGCIDLITDLAQRGQFSADDVWAQIRLALEQGYSSLASKLVDALGSDRPDSVLYEQATSSAPLYLARGIAPNTPAHQLALVAITAMARNDPALAATTFASVSEALTPQERALGWGTIAYQGAIKRLPAAAHWYRLTTGALLSPPSYEWRVRSALMVGDWAMVRWSIEQMPPTLRAQPAWVYWHARALAQAGDKEAAAQEYESIASQFHFYSQLAAEELGRKTTVPPRTEVTDAQVDEMSKVPGFALAQRFYALNLRLEGNREWNWPLRPMSDRQLLAAAEYARRIQLYDRAVNIAERTQLQHDFTLRYLSPFRQTVERDAQQNGLDIEWAYGLMRQESRFIINARSGVGASGLMQLMPATAQMVAKKIGLGRLSRAQMNDINTNILLGTNYLSMIYNQFDGSAVLATAGYNAGPGRPRQWQKSFNRPVEGAIFAETIPFSETRDYVKNVLSNTTYYGALFEGQPQSLKARLGVILPAP, translated from the coding sequence ATACCCGTGCGTGTTCACCGAGTATATCGCGCGGTCGCAGGCGCGTTGACAGCGGCGCTTTTTGTCGTGTGCGGCAGCGCTGGTGCGGTACGGCCGCTGCCCGGCGCCGTGCTGTCCGATCCGGACCAGATATTCGTGCAGCTTCGTGAGGCGGCACGCAGGAACGACGCGGCCGGCGCCGCGCGGCTGGCGGCATTGATTCCCGATTATCCCGTTGCGTCATATCTGGCGTACTTCCAGATCAAGCCCACGCTGTTCGATGACCAGGGCCACGCGCGTGTCGATGCGAATGACGCACCGGTGCTCGATTTCCTGTCACGCTACGAGGGTCAGGCGATTGCGGACCGGATGCGCAACGATTACCTTACAGTGCTCGGCGCGCGCCATGATTGGCGCAATTTCGATGCGCAATATGCGCGGTTCGTGCTCGGTGACGATACGCAGGTCAAATGCTACGCGCTCGCCTCCAAGGCGGCGCGGCGCCAGGATGTCGCCGACGCGGCGCGTGCGCTGCTCGTTGAGCCCAAATGGTATGGCGATGGCTGCATCGACCTGATCACCGATTTGGCGCAGCGCGGCCAGTTCAGCGCCGATGACGTATGGGCGCAGATCCGGCTGGCGCTCGAGCAAGGCTACTCGAGCCTGGCGTCCAAGCTTGTCGACGCGCTCGGCAGCGACCGGCCCGATTCGGTACTGTACGAGCAGGCGACGTCCTCTGCGCCGCTGTATTTGGCGCGCGGGATTGCGCCGAATACACCGGCACACCAATTGGCGTTGGTCGCGATCACGGCGATGGCGCGCAATGACCCAGCGCTGGCCGCGACGACCTTCGCGTCGGTCAGCGAAGCGCTCACGCCCCAGGAGCGTGCGCTTGGCTGGGGAACGATCGCATACCAGGGCGCCATCAAGCGGCTGCCGGCGGCCGCGCACTGGTACCGCCTGACGACCGGCGCGCTATTAAGCCCGCCGTCTTACGAATGGCGGGTGCGCAGTGCCTTGATGGTCGGCGACTGGGCCATGGTGCGCTGGAGCATTGAGCAGATGCCGCCGACGTTGCGCGCGCAGCCCGCGTGGGTCTACTGGCATGCCCGTGCGCTGGCGCAAGCCGGCGACAAGGAGGCTGCAGCGCAGGAATACGAATCGATCGCATCGCAGTTCCACTTCTACAGCCAATTGGCCGCGGAGGAACTCGGCCGCAAGACGACGGTTCCACCGCGCACCGAGGTCACCGATGCGCAAGTAGATGAGATGAGCAAGGTGCCCGGCTTCGCGCTTGCGCAGCGCTTTTACGCGCTGAACCTGCGTCTGGAAGGCAATCGCGAATGGAATTGGCCGCTGCGGCCGATGAGCGATCGGCAATTGCTCGCCGCCGCCGAGTATGCGCGTCGCATCCAACTGTACGACCGCGCGGTGAACATCGCGGAGCGCACGCAATTGCAGCACGACTTCACGCTGCGCTACTTGTCGCCGTTCCGCCAGACGGTCGAGCGCGATGCGCAGCAGAATGGGCTGGACATCGAATGGGCATATGGGTTGATGCGACAGGAGTCGCGCTTCATCATCAACGCACGCTCTGGCGTCGGCGCGAGCGGCTTGATGCAGCTGATGCCGGCTACCGCGCAGATGGTCGCCAAAAAAATCGGCCTGGGCAGGCTGTCGCGTGCGCAGATGAACGACATCAACACGAACATCCTGCTCGGCACGAACTATCTGTCGATGATCTACAATCAGTTCGACGGCTCGGCCGTGCTCGCGACGGCTGGCTACAACGCCGGCCCCGGCCGGCCGCGCCAGTGGCAAAAGAGTTTTAACCGGCCAGTGGAAGGCGCGATCTTTGCGGAAACTATCCCGTTTTCAGAGACGCGGGATTATGTGAAGAACGTGCTGTCGAACACGACCTACTATGGCGCGCTGTTCGAGGGCCAGCCGCAGTCGCTGAAGGCGCGCCTGGGTGTGATCCTGCCCGCGCCGTGA
- a CDS encoding winged helix DNA-binding protein, with the protein MIRTPTKIVSSEHLMSETSAELSEFEYGLILAGHAFDRWMVRCMSAAGAKDMTAIEVSLLHHVTHRERKKKLADICFVLNIEDTHVATYALKKLVARGYVASEKSGKEVFFSATEAGRKLCLKYREVREGCLMATLAEAGLDNGQIGDAAQLLRTASGLYDTAARAATSL; encoded by the coding sequence ATGATCCGCACGCCAACGAAGATTGTCTCGTCAGAACACCTCATGTCTGAAACCAGTGCAGAGCTGTCTGAGTTCGAGTATGGATTAATCTTGGCGGGCCACGCGTTTGATCGTTGGATGGTGCGCTGCATGTCCGCGGCGGGCGCCAAGGACATGACGGCAATCGAGGTGTCGTTGCTGCATCATGTGACACATCGCGAGCGCAAGAAGAAACTGGCGGATATCTGCTTCGTGCTGAACATCGAGGATACGCACGTGGCGACGTACGCGCTGAAAAAGCTGGTCGCGCGGGGTTACGTGGCCAGCGAGAAATCCGGCAAGGAGGTGTTTTTTTCGGCGACCGAGGCCGGCCGCAAGCTTTGTCTGAAGTATCGCGAGGTGCGCGAGGGTTGCTTGATGGCGACGCTGGCCGAGGCCGGCTTGGACAACGGGCAGATCGGCGACGCCGCGCAGTTGCTGCGCACCGCGTCAGGCCTCTACGACACAGCCGCGCGCGCTGCGACGTCGCTCTGA
- the pxpB gene encoding 5-oxoprolinase subunit PxpB, protein MTAPRIFPLGDQALVCELPPPATLAYQKRVWHVARMARDWPHVLDVVPGMNNVTLVFDPIHADPDGLAIQLRGAWARAPAEETACRVVEIPVRYGGEAGPDLESVARHTGYSPREVVERHAAGEYVVFFLGFQPGFAYMGGLDASLATPRRHEPRFAVPAGSVGIGGEQTGIYPATSPGGWQLIGRSDMVLFDPARTPSTALLPGDKVRFIIAEVLA, encoded by the coding sequence ATGACTGCACCAAGAATTTTTCCGCTGGGCGATCAGGCACTCGTGTGCGAACTGCCGCCGCCAGCCACGCTCGCGTACCAGAAACGCGTGTGGCATGTGGCCCGGATGGCACGCGACTGGCCGCATGTGCTGGATGTGGTGCCTGGCATGAACAACGTCACCCTGGTGTTTGACCCGATACATGCCGATCCAGACGGGTTGGCGATACAGCTGCGCGGCGCTTGGGCGCGGGCCCCGGCCGAGGAGACAGCATGCCGCGTCGTCGAGATCCCGGTGCGCTACGGCGGCGAGGCCGGACCGGACCTGGAAAGCGTGGCGCGGCACACCGGCTACTCGCCCCGCGAAGTGGTCGAGCGGCACGCCGCCGGTGAATACGTTGTGTTTTTTCTCGGTTTTCAGCCCGGGTTCGCCTACATGGGTGGACTCGACGCAAGCCTGGCCACGCCGCGGCGGCACGAGCCGCGATTCGCGGTGCCGGCCGGATCAGTGGGCATTGGCGGCGAGCAGACCGGCATCTACCCGGCCACGTCGCCGGGCGGCTGGCAATTGATTGGGCGCTCGGACATGGTGCTATTCGATCCAGCCAGGACCCCGAGCACGGCACTGCTGCCAGGCGATAAAGTCCGCTTCATCATCGCGGAGGTGCTGGCATGA